In Streptomyces seoulensis, the following are encoded in one genomic region:
- a CDS encoding immune inhibitor A domain-containing protein, producing the protein MTSRPWMFRAAAIGVALAASSATFATFAVAEAGTMARPAAENRHDPAPAGQREHDLDGPLSKTQDAQRQEALNQLIAGKATAKERDGSKVVQLKGKKGDSKYVELSREKTDKIFTILVEFGDQTDPKFGGTPGPLHNKIAAPDRKKDNSTAWQPDYNQKHYQDLYFGTGAKTESLKKYYEKQSSGRYSVEGEVSDWVKVPYNEARYGNNACGQTNCTSVWNVVSDGLKSWVAGQKAAGKSDAAIKADLAQYDQWDRYDYDGDGDFNEPDGYVDHFQIVHAGEDESAGGGAEGTNAIWAHRWYAFGTDAGATGPAGNKLGGAPVGDTGVWVGDYTIQPENGGLGVFAHEYGHDLGLPDEYDTDGGDNSTGFWTLMSSGSWLGTGKEAIGDLPGDMNAWDKLQLGWLTYDTAKAGVSSWHKLGLAEYNTKYRQALLVTLPKKAVKTEIVAPAQGATQWWSGSGNDLKNTLTRSVDLTGKSKATLGLDGWYDIEAGYDYLYAEVSTDGANWTALDGTVDGQPIPRDGSDKPALTGTLDGYKKLSYSLDAYAGQKIQLRFRYQTDGGVALKGFAADEITVTADGTPLFSDNAETTDAAWAASGFSRIGASFTKDYAQYYLAENRQYVSYDKTLKVGPYNFGYTGTDRPDWVEHYPYQDGLLIWKWDTSQADNNTNANAHPGTGLILPVDAHPKALKWSDGTLLRNRMQAYDSPFSLDPTDGITLHKAGVVTKIKAQNGVSVFDDRKNTYWDSSNPTGGVKVTDTNTKIKIKKQADDGSTIELEVGPAAK; encoded by the coding sequence GTGACCAGCAGACCCTGGATGTTCAGAGCCGCGGCGATAGGCGTGGCCCTGGCGGCGTCGTCGGCCACCTTCGCCACGTTCGCCGTGGCCGAGGCCGGCACGATGGCCCGGCCGGCGGCCGAGAACCGGCACGACCCGGCCCCGGCCGGACAGCGGGAGCACGACCTCGACGGCCCGCTGAGCAAGACCCAGGACGCTCAGCGCCAGGAGGCCCTGAACCAGCTCATCGCCGGCAAGGCCACGGCGAAGGAGCGCGACGGCTCGAAGGTCGTCCAGCTCAAGGGCAAGAAGGGCGACAGCAAGTACGTCGAGCTGAGCCGGGAGAAGACCGACAAGATCTTCACCATCCTGGTGGAGTTCGGGGACCAGACCGACCCCAAGTTCGGCGGCACCCCCGGCCCGCTGCACAACAAGATCGCCGCGCCGGACCGCAAGAAGGACAACTCCACGGCCTGGCAGCCGGATTACAACCAGAAGCACTACCAGGACCTCTACTTCGGCACCGGTGCCAAGACCGAGTCGCTGAAGAAGTACTACGAGAAGCAGTCCTCGGGCCGCTACTCGGTCGAGGGCGAGGTCTCGGACTGGGTCAAGGTCCCCTACAACGAAGCCCGTTACGGCAACAACGCCTGCGGCCAGACCAACTGCACCAGCGTGTGGAACGTGGTCAGCGACGGTCTGAAGTCCTGGGTCGCCGGGCAGAAGGCGGCCGGCAAGTCGGACGCCGCCATCAAGGCCGACCTGGCCCAGTACGACCAGTGGGACCGCTACGACTACGACGGCGACGGCGACTTCAACGAGCCGGACGGCTACGTCGACCACTTCCAGATCGTGCACGCCGGTGAGGACGAGTCCGCGGGCGGCGGCGCCGAGGGCACCAACGCCATCTGGGCGCACCGCTGGTACGCGTTCGGCACCGACGCGGGCGCGACCGGCCCGGCAGGCAACAAGCTCGGCGGCGCCCCGGTCGGCGACACCGGCGTCTGGGTCGGCGACTACACCATCCAGCCGGAGAACGGCGGACTCGGCGTCTTCGCCCACGAGTACGGCCACGACCTCGGTCTGCCGGACGAGTACGACACCGACGGCGGCGACAACTCCACCGGCTTCTGGACCCTGATGTCCTCCGGTTCCTGGCTCGGCACCGGCAAGGAAGCCATCGGCGACCTGCCCGGCGACATGAACGCGTGGGACAAGCTCCAGCTCGGCTGGCTGACCTACGACACCGCCAAGGCGGGCGTCTCCTCCTGGCACAAGCTCGGTCTCGCGGAGTACAACACCAAGTACCGCCAGGCCCTGTTGGTCACGCTGCCGAAGAAGGCGGTCAAGACCGAGATCGTCGCCCCGGCCCAGGGAGCCACCCAGTGGTGGAGCGGCAGTGGTAACGACCTCAAGAACACGCTGACCCGTTCGGTCGACCTGACCGGCAAGTCCAAGGCCACGCTGGGCCTGGACGGCTGGTACGACATCGAGGCGGGCTACGACTACCTCTACGCCGAGGTCTCCACGGACGGCGCCAACTGGACCGCCCTGGACGGCACGGTGGACGGTCAGCCGATCCCGCGCGACGGCTCCGACAAGCCCGCGCTGACCGGCACGCTCGACGGCTACAAGAAGCTGTCGTACTCGCTGGACGCCTACGCCGGCCAGAAGATCCAGCTCCGCTTCCGCTACCAGACCGACGGCGGCGTGGCGTTGAAGGGCTTCGCGGCCGACGAGATCACGGTCACCGCGGACGGCACCCCGCTGTTCTCCGACAACGCCGAGACGACGGACGCCGCTTGGGCCGCGAGCGGGTTCTCCCGCATCGGCGCCTCCTTCACCAAGGACTACGCGCAGTACTACCTCGCGGAGAACCGCCAGTACGTGTCGTACGACAAGACGCTGAAGGTCGGCCCGTACAACTTCGGCTACACCGGCACCGACCGGCCCGACTGGGTGGAGCACTACCCGTACCAGGACGGCCTGTTGATCTGGAAGTGGGACACCTCCCAGGCGGACAACAACACCAACGCGAACGCGCACCCGGGCACCGGTCTGATCCTTCCCGTCGACGCGCACCCGAAGGCGCTGAAGTGGTCCGACGGGACGCTGCTGCGCAACCGTATGCAGGCGTACGACTCGCCGTTCTCGCTCGACCCGACGGACGGCATCACGCTGCACAAGGCGGGCGTGGTGACGAAGATCAAGGCGCAGAACGGGGTGTCGGTCTTCGACGACCGCAAGAACACCTACTGGGATTCGTCGAACCCCACCGGTGGCGTGAAGGTCACTGACACCAACACCAAGATCAAGATCAAGAAGCAGGCGGACGACGGCTCCACGATCGAGCTGGAAGTCGGGCCCGCGGCGAAGTAA
- a CDS encoding RDD family protein has protein sequence MSSEPPPGSGPQPPDDDPLRKRPPSDPGQGPGSPYDRPYGAQQPPPPGGEPPPQGGGPYGSGDPYGSGGPYGGGPYGGGDPYGGGGPYGGGPGRPGDPLAGMPPLADSGKRTVARIIDMIIVGIAVWLLTWAFGVHQYDVNGDRMEVGKSLGQSIIAAVLYVAYDTILIARTGQTLGMRWFKMRVANLRDGATPSRQSSLIRALVLWLPFAFCCACVWTAICGGWSYFDRPYKQGLHDKAAKTVVVATT, from the coding sequence ATGAGCAGTGAACCGCCCCCCGGCTCCGGACCGCAGCCCCCCGACGACGACCCGCTGAGGAAGCGGCCCCCGTCGGACCCGGGGCAGGGGCCGGGCTCGCCGTACGACCGCCCGTACGGTGCCCAGCAGCCCCCGCCGCCCGGCGGCGAGCCCCCGCCCCAGGGCGGCGGCCCCTACGGCTCGGGTGACCCCTACGGGTCGGGCGGGCCCTACGGCGGCGGTCCGTACGGCGGCGGTGACCCCTACGGCGGTGGCGGCCCCTACGGAGGCGGTCCCGGCCGCCCCGGCGACCCCCTCGCCGGCATGCCCCCGCTCGCGGACAGCGGCAAGCGCACCGTCGCCCGCATCATCGACATGATCATCGTCGGCATCGCGGTATGGCTGCTGACCTGGGCCTTCGGGGTGCACCAGTACGACGTGAACGGCGACCGGATGGAGGTCGGCAAGTCGCTCGGCCAGTCGATCATCGCGGCCGTGCTGTACGTCGCCTACGACACCATCCTGATCGCCCGCACCGGACAGACGCTCGGCATGCGCTGGTTCAAGATGCGGGTGGCCAACCTGCGTGACGGCGCCACCCCCTCCCGGCAGTCCTCGCTGATCCGGGCGCTGGTGCTGTGGCTGCCGTTCGCCTTCTGCTGCGCCTGTGTCTGGACCGCGATCTGCGGCGGCTGGAGCTACTTCGACCGCCCGTACAAGCAGGGTCTGCACGACAAGGCGGCGAAGACGGTGGTGGTCGCCACCACCTGA
- a CDS encoding RDD family protein, which yields MSAPTPAHGDDRPREGYYPDPSIPGYVRYWNGTAWVPGTSRPAPADGEPLTAPSTSGPDTPPVEETGPHFFEEGGSAGGPAAQGEAPPDTFLFRRPTPGPAAGGQRDDGTMTFRRVRAEDAAEAQGAAGGPGDEEWPRAASTGPTGSGPATPQGPVGQGPFAAGGSARAASGPAQAAVAPPVPSQGLPGADAPRRPGPPPHAGAPANPVLPPRAGGPLAPGPGGGQASWAQQVHQLAGAGEQQQPVAPWKPPVEDPFLAAARRQAEARPAGLGKRFAARLIDTVFIGAVTAAAAVPLGVRAVDHTQSKIEAARLSGRTVTVWLLDGTTGVSLALVLGVLLVFGVVYEVLPTARWGRTLGKRLCGIQVRDIEGHQPPSFGAALRRWLVHSLSGVLVIGVIGLLWGLFDRPWRQCWHDKAAHTFVAE from the coding sequence ATGAGCGCCCCTACGCCGGCCCACGGTGACGACAGGCCCCGTGAGGGCTACTACCCGGACCCGTCCATCCCCGGCTACGTCCGCTACTGGAACGGCACCGCCTGGGTGCCGGGCACCAGCCGCCCCGCCCCCGCGGACGGCGAACCGCTCACCGCCCCGTCAACCTCCGGCCCCGACACGCCCCCTGTGGAGGAGACGGGTCCGCATTTCTTCGAGGAGGGCGGCTCCGCCGGTGGCCCGGCGGCCCAGGGGGAGGCTCCTCCGGACACCTTCCTGTTCCGGCGGCCGACCCCGGGTCCGGCCGCGGGAGGTCAGCGGGACGACGGGACGATGACCTTCCGCCGGGTGCGGGCGGAGGACGCGGCCGAGGCTCAGGGAGCGGCGGGAGGTCCCGGGGACGAGGAGTGGCCCAGAGCGGCCTCCACCGGGCCCACGGGGTCCGGGCCCGCCACGCCCCAAGGCCCCGTGGGCCAAGGCCCCTTCGCGGCCGGCGGGTCCGCGCGGGCGGCTTCGGGCCCCGCCCAGGCCGCCGTGGCTCCGCCGGTCCCGTCGCAGGGACTGCCGGGCGCGGACGCCCCCCGCCGGCCCGGCCCGCCGCCGCACGCGGGCGCCCCGGCGAACCCCGTACTCCCGCCCCGGGCCGGAGGCCCCCTCGCCCCCGGACCCGGCGGCGGCCAGGCGTCCTGGGCGCAGCAGGTGCATCAGCTGGCCGGGGCTGGGGAGCAGCAGCAGCCCGTGGCGCCGTGGAAGCCGCCGGTGGAGGACCCGTTCCTCGCGGCGGCCCGGCGCCAGGCGGAGGCCCGCCCGGCCGGACTCGGCAAGCGATTCGCCGCCCGCCTGATCGACACCGTGTTCATCGGCGCCGTCACGGCGGCAGCCGCCGTCCCCCTGGGGGTACGCGCCGTCGACCACACGCAGAGCAAGATCGAGGCGGCCCGGCTGTCCGGCCGTACCGTCACCGTCTGGCTGCTCGACGGCACCACCGGCGTCTCGCTCGCCCTCGTCCTCGGCGTCCTGCTGGTCTTCGGCGTGGTGTACGAGGTGCTGCCGACCGCCCGCTGGGGCCGCACCCTGGGCAAGCGGCTGTGCGGCATCCAGGTGCGGGACATCGAGGGGCACCAGCCCCCGTCCTTCGGGGCCGCGCTGCGCCGCTGGCTGGTGCACAGCCTGTCCGGCGTCCTGGTGATCGGGGTGATCGGCCTGCTGTGGGGGCTGTTCGACCGGCCGTGGCGCCAGTGCTGGCACGACAAGGCGGCGCACACCTTCGTGGCCGAATAG
- a CDS encoding SsgA family sporulation/cell division regulator: protein MEHTVVERELELRLILSPERSIPVPARLGYRSDDPYAVHITFHINSDFPVHWTFARELLVEGVFRPCGHGDVRVWPTKVNGRSVVLMALSSPDGDALLEAPTPQVSAWLERTLRAVPPGAEAAQLGIDDALDQLLAR from the coding sequence ATGGAGCACACGGTGGTGGAGCGCGAACTGGAGCTGCGGCTCATCCTCTCGCCGGAGCGGAGCATCCCGGTCCCGGCCCGGCTCGGCTACCGGTCGGACGACCCGTACGCCGTCCACATCACCTTCCACATCAACTCCGACTTCCCCGTGCACTGGACGTTCGCCCGGGAGCTGCTGGTGGAGGGCGTGTTCCGGCCGTGCGGGCACGGGGACGTGCGGGTGTGGCCGACGAAGGTGAACGGCCGCAGCGTGGTGCTGATGGCGCTCAGCTCGCCGGACGGCGACGCGCTGCTGGAGGCGCCCACCCCGCAGGTGTCCGCCTGGCTGGAGCGGACGCTGCGGGCGGTGCCGCCGGGTGCCGAGGCCGCCCAGCTCGGGATCGACGACGCCCTCGACCAGCTGCTGGCGCGGTGA
- a CDS encoding FAD-binding oxidoreductase: protein MIMSRIEAPRDGDTAPAESPLIEALLAGLPAGAVLTDPDVTASYAHDMASFCPAGAPAAVVLPRTVEQVQHVLRTATALRVPVVPQGARTGLSGGANASEGCVVLSLTKMDRILEISPVDRIAVVEPGVVNAVLSRAVEEHGLYYPPDPSSWETCTIGGNIGTASGGLCCVKYGVTAEYVLGLDVVLADGRLMSTGRRTAKGVAGYDLTRLFVGSEGSLGIVVRAVLGLRPKPPRQLVLAAEFATAADACDAVCSIMAGGHVPSLLEMMDRTTVKAVNDFARMGLPESTEALLLAAFDTPEPAADLAAVGALCEAAGATGVVVADDAAESELLLQARRMSLVALEAVKGTTMIDDVCVPRSKLGAMLEGVERIAAKYDLTIGLCAHAGDGNTHPTVCFDALDEDESRRARESFDEIMALGLELGGTITGEHGVGVLKKEWLARELGPVGLEMQRAVKDVFDPLGILNPGKLF, encoded by the coding sequence GTGATCATGAGCCGTATCGAAGCACCCCGCGACGGCGACACCGCGCCCGCCGAGAGCCCCCTCATCGAAGCGCTGCTGGCGGGGCTGCCCGCCGGTGCCGTGCTCACCGATCCCGACGTCACCGCCTCCTACGCGCACGACATGGCGAGCTTCTGCCCGGCCGGGGCCCCCGCCGCCGTGGTCCTGCCACGCACCGTCGAACAGGTCCAGCACGTGCTGCGCACCGCCACCGCGCTGCGTGTGCCGGTCGTCCCGCAGGGCGCCCGCACCGGGCTGTCCGGCGGCGCCAACGCCTCCGAGGGCTGCGTCGTGCTGTCCCTCACCAAGATGGACCGCATCCTGGAGATCAGCCCGGTCGACCGGATCGCCGTGGTCGAACCGGGGGTCGTCAACGCCGTGCTCTCCCGGGCGGTGGAGGAGCACGGGCTGTACTACCCGCCGGACCCGTCGAGCTGGGAGACCTGCACGATCGGCGGCAACATCGGCACCGCGTCCGGCGGCCTGTGCTGCGTCAAGTACGGGGTGACGGCCGAGTACGTCCTCGGGCTGGACGTCGTCCTCGCCGACGGCCGCCTGATGTCCACCGGCCGCCGCACCGCCAAGGGCGTCGCCGGGTACGACCTGACCCGGCTGTTCGTCGGCTCCGAGGGCTCGCTCGGCATCGTGGTCCGCGCGGTGCTCGGGCTCCGGCCCAAGCCGCCCCGGCAACTGGTGCTGGCCGCCGAGTTCGCCACCGCCGCCGACGCCTGCGACGCGGTGTGCTCGATCATGGCCGGCGGGCATGTGCCCTCGCTGCTGGAGATGATGGACCGCACCACCGTCAAGGCGGTGAACGACTTCGCCCGGATGGGTCTGCCGGAGTCCACCGAGGCACTGCTGCTGGCCGCCTTCGACACCCCCGAACCCGCGGCCGACCTCGCCGCCGTCGGCGCCCTGTGCGAGGCGGCCGGGGCCACCGGGGTGGTCGTCGCCGACGACGCCGCCGAGTCCGAACTCCTTCTCCAGGCGCGGCGGATGTCGCTCGTCGCGCTGGAGGCGGTCAAGGGCACCACGATGATCGACGACGTCTGCGTGCCCCGCTCGAAACTCGGCGCGATGCTGGAGGGCGTCGAACGGATCGCCGCCAAGTACGACCTCACCATCGGCCTGTGCGCACACGCCGGGGACGGCAACACCCACCCCACCGTCTGCTTCGACGCCCTCGACGAGGACGAGTCCCGCCGGGCCCGCGAGTCCTTCGACGAGATCATGGCCCTCGGGCTCGAACTCGGCGGCACCATCACCGGCGAGCACGGGGTGGGCGTGCTGAAGAAGGAGTGGCTGGCGCGCGAACTCGGGCCCGTGGGGCTGGAGATGCAGCGGGCCGTGAAGGACGTCTTCGACCCGCTCGGCATCCTCAACCCCGGCAAGCTCTTCTGA
- a CDS encoding tetratricopeptide repeat protein, with translation MAKRQYGDARPGTSLVTDPPPRRPRRWLRRTLLTVAAGGAAAGVALTLLPREAPQRAPHRPPAPAPGPQARALTAVTTGVPAALPDLTALIARQESGVRAHPADARAWAVLGAAYVARSARTADAADLPRAERALGTSLKTRAAKNTEALAGMTALANARRDFASAKRYGEQALKLTPKRWSAYPPLIDAYNGLGDYTAARSTLDKLMALRTAPGDRPAVMARASAVYRDRGWREDALAQLTDAAAAAGTPAEQAAYRAGVGQLAWERGELPEAMAQFTEALRLDPAEATAGAGKARTLAAQGRTADALTAYDQALAKHPDAEVTLELAELYESLSRAQDADAQYELVRKRAEKAASDGVDEELLLGRLEADHGDPQEAVTRLRAEYQRQPGIEVADALGWALHRAGDDEEALKFATTATDKTKGGGVRSALHDFHRGMIEYELERYGSARRQLEDALLVNPAFSPLWAPEARATLTDMGEVTGGPLPADVL, from the coding sequence ATGGCGAAGAGACAGTACGGCGACGCGCGGCCCGGTACGTCCCTCGTGACCGATCCTCCGCCGCGCCGCCCCCGGCGATGGCTGCGCCGCACGCTGCTCACCGTGGCGGCGGGCGGAGCCGCGGCGGGCGTGGCGCTGACGCTGCTGCCGCGCGAGGCGCCGCAGCGGGCCCCGCACCGGCCCCCGGCCCCCGCGCCCGGACCGCAGGCGCGGGCGCTGACGGCGGTCACCACCGGCGTCCCGGCGGCGCTGCCCGACCTGACGGCGCTGATCGCCCGGCAGGAGAGCGGGGTACGGGCCCACCCCGCCGACGCCCGCGCCTGGGCGGTGCTCGGCGCGGCCTACGTGGCCCGGTCGGCCCGCACCGCCGACGCGGCCGACCTCCCGCGCGCCGAGCGGGCCCTCGGCACCTCGCTGAAGACACGCGCCGCGAAGAACACCGAGGCGCTGGCCGGGATGACCGCCCTGGCCAACGCCCGCCGGGACTTCGCATCGGCCAAGCGGTACGGGGAGCAGGCGCTGAAGCTGACCCCGAAGCGCTGGTCGGCGTACCCCCCGCTGATCGACGCCTACAACGGGCTCGGTGACTACACCGCCGCCCGGAGCACCCTGGACAAGCTGATGGCGCTGCGCACCGCGCCCGGGGACCGGCCGGCCGTGATGGCGCGGGCGTCGGCCGTGTACCGGGACCGGGGCTGGCGGGAGGACGCGCTGGCCCAGCTGACGGACGCGGCGGCGGCCGCCGGTACGCCCGCCGAGCAGGCCGCCTACCGGGCCGGAGTAGGCCAGTTGGCCTGGGAACGCGGCGAACTCCCCGAAGCGATGGCCCAGTTCACCGAGGCCCTCCGCCTGGACCCGGCCGAGGCGACGGCGGGCGCCGGCAAGGCACGCACGCTGGCCGCCCAGGGTCGCACCGCCGACGCGCTCACCGCGTACGACCAGGCCCTCGCCAAGCACCCGGACGCGGAAGTCACCCTGGAGCTGGCCGAGTTGTACGAGTCGCTGAGCCGTGCCCAGGACGCCGACGCGCAGTACGAGCTGGTGCGGAAGCGGGCGGAGAAGGCGGCCTCCGACGGGGTCGACGAGGAGCTGCTGCTCGGCCGGCTGGAGGCGGACCACGGCGATCCGCAGGAGGCGGTGACCCGGCTGCGCGCGGAGTACCAGCGGCAGCCCGGCATCGAGGTGGCCGACGCGCTGGGCTGGGCGCTGCACCGGGCGGGCGACGACGAGGAGGCGCTGAAGTTCGCCACCACCGCGACCGACAAGACCAAGGGCGGCGGGGTGCGCAGCGCGCTGCACGACTTCCACCGGGGCATGATCGAGTACGAACTGGAGCGGTACGGCTCCGCGCGGCGGCAGTTGGAGGACGCGCTGCTGGTGAACCCGGCGTTCTCCCCGCTGTGGGCGCCCGAGGCGCGGGCCACGCTGACGGACATGGGTGAGGTGACCGGGGGGCCGCTGCCCGCCGACGTGCTGTGA
- the hppD gene encoding 4-hydroxyphenylpyruvate dioxygenase, which translates to MTQTTQHTPDTARQADPFPVKGMDAVVFAVGNAKQAAHYYSSAFGMRLVAYSGPENGSRETASYVLENGAARFVFTSVIRPATPWGEFLDRHVTEHGDGVVDLAIEVPDARAAFAYAVEHGARPLTEPHEVKDEHGTVVLAAIATYGETRHTLVERSGYDGPYLPGFEAAAPIVEPPARRTFQAIDHCVGNVELGKMDEWVAFYNNVLGFTNMKEFVGDDIATEYSALMSKVVADGTLKVKFPLNEPAVAKKKSQIDEYLEFYGGPGVQHIALATNDIVQTVRTMRAAGVQFLDTPDSYYDTLGEWVGDTRVPIETLREQKILADRDEDGYLLQIFTKPVQDRPTVFFELIERHGSMGFGKGNFKALFEAIEREQEKRGNL; encoded by the coding sequence ATGACGCAGACCACTCAGCACACTCCCGACACCGCCCGGCAGGCCGACCCCTTCCCGGTCAAGGGAATGGACGCGGTCGTCTTCGCCGTGGGCAACGCCAAGCAGGCCGCGCACTACTACTCCAGCGCCTTCGGCATGCGCCTGGTCGCCTACTCCGGCCCGGAGAACGGCAGCCGCGAGACGGCGAGCTACGTCCTGGAGAACGGCGCCGCCCGGTTCGTGTTCACCTCGGTGATCCGCCCCGCCACCCCCTGGGGCGAGTTCCTCGACCGGCACGTCACCGAGCACGGCGACGGCGTGGTGGACCTCGCCATCGAGGTCCCCGACGCCCGCGCCGCGTTCGCCTACGCCGTCGAGCACGGCGCCCGCCCCCTCACCGAGCCGCACGAGGTGAAGGACGAGCACGGCACCGTCGTCCTGGCCGCCATCGCGACCTACGGCGAGACCCGGCACACCCTGGTCGAGCGCTCCGGCTACGACGGCCCGTACCTGCCCGGGTTCGAGGCCGCCGCCCCGATCGTCGAGCCGCCCGCCCGCCGCACCTTCCAGGCCATCGACCACTGCGTCGGCAACGTCGAACTCGGCAAGATGGACGAGTGGGTGGCGTTCTACAACAACGTCCTCGGCTTCACGAACATGAAGGAGTTCGTGGGCGACGACATCGCCACCGAGTACAGCGCGCTGATGTCCAAGGTCGTCGCGGACGGCACCCTGAAGGTCAAGTTCCCGCTCAACGAGCCCGCCGTCGCCAAGAAGAAGTCCCAGATCGACGAGTATCTGGAGTTCTACGGCGGCCCCGGCGTCCAGCACATCGCGCTGGCCACCAACGACATCGTGCAGACGGTACGCACCATGCGCGCGGCCGGGGTGCAGTTCCTCGACACCCCGGACTCCTACTACGACACCCTCGGCGAGTGGGTCGGCGACACCCGGGTGCCGATCGAGACGCTGCGCGAGCAGAAGATCCTCGCCGACCGCGACGAGGACGGCTATCTGCTGCAGATCTTCACCAAGCCGGTCCAGGACCGGCCGACGGTGTTCTTCGAACTCATCGAGCGCCACGGTTCGATGGGCTTCGGCAAGGGCAACTTCAAGGCCCTGTTCGAGGCCATCGAACGGGAGCAGGAGAAGCGGGGCAACCTGTAA
- a CDS encoding Lrp/AsnC family transcriptional regulator, with amino-acid sequence MAIDQLDGQIIVLLAEEPRIGVLEMSRRLGVARGTAQARLDRLRSRGVIRGFGPQVDPSALGYPVTAFATLQIRQGQGADVRAYLDGVPEVLELLTTTGTGDMLCRLVARSNADLQRVIDRVVGFDGIVRASTAIVMENPVPLRIIPLVEQAAGEFLEGD; translated from the coding sequence GTGGCGATCGATCAGCTGGACGGGCAGATCATCGTGCTGCTGGCCGAGGAGCCGAGGATCGGGGTGCTGGAGATGTCCCGGCGGCTGGGGGTGGCGCGCGGTACCGCCCAGGCCCGGCTGGACCGGCTGCGCTCGCGCGGGGTGATCCGGGGGTTCGGCCCGCAGGTGGACCCCTCGGCGCTGGGCTATCCGGTGACCGCGTTCGCCACGCTGCAGATCCGGCAGGGGCAGGGGGCGGACGTACGGGCGTACCTGGACGGGGTGCCGGAGGTGCTGGAGCTGCTCACCACGACCGGCACCGGGGACATGCTGTGCCGGCTCGTCGCCCGCTCCAACGCCGATCTGCAGCGGGTCATCGACCGGGTGGTGGGCTTCGACGGCATCGTGCGGGCCTCCACGGCGATCGTGATGGAGAACCCGGTGCCGCTGCGGATCATCCCGCTGGTGGAGCAGGCGGCGGGGGAGTTCCTGGAAGGCGACTAG
- a CDS encoding S16 family serine protease produces the protein MLSRLSRPRIVALCSLPVVGLIGVAVFAPLPFSVAQPGLTANVLGKNAGTPVITVSGTPTRKTSGELRMTTIEATSPGTRVSLGQVVDNWFRGDRAVMPYDAVYPTGDTVKEIERHNTAQMRQSQDAATTAALDHLKKDPADVKVTLRLADVGGPSAGLLFSLGIVDKLDGDGSGGDLTGGRTIAGTGTIDADGKVGAVGGVALKTQAARRDGATVFLVPKAECADAHTNLPKGLRLIPVTSLDGAVDSLVALEKGTGKIPSC, from the coding sequence GTGCTCTCACGTCTCTCGCGTCCCCGGATCGTCGCCCTGTGCTCCCTGCCCGTCGTGGGGCTGATCGGCGTGGCGGTGTTCGCGCCGCTGCCGTTCTCGGTGGCCCAGCCGGGGCTCACGGCGAACGTGCTGGGGAAGAACGCCGGGACACCGGTGATCACCGTCTCCGGGACCCCGACGCGGAAGACCTCGGGCGAGCTGCGGATGACGACCATCGAGGCGACCTCGCCGGGTACGCGGGTGTCGCTCGGGCAGGTCGTCGACAACTGGTTCCGCGGCGACCGCGCGGTGATGCCGTACGACGCGGTGTACCCGACCGGGGACACCGTCAAGGAGATCGAGCGGCACAACACGGCCCAGATGCGGCAGTCGCAGGACGCGGCGACCACCGCGGCGCTGGACCACCTGAAGAAGGACCCCGCCGATGTGAAGGTCACCCTGCGCCTCGCCGACGTGGGCGGGCCCAGCGCGGGCCTGCTGTTCAGCCTGGGCATCGTCGACAAGCTGGACGGCGACGGCAGCGGCGGCGACCTCACCGGCGGCCGCACCATCGCCGGTACCGGCACGATCGACGCGGACGGCAAGGTCGGCGCGGTCGGCGGGGTGGCCCTGAAGACGCAGGCCGCCCGGCGCGACGGCGCCACCGTCTTCCTGGTGCCGAAGGCCGAGTGCGCCGACGCCCACACCAACCTGCCCAAGGGGCTGCGCCTGATCCCGGTCACCAGCCTCGACGGCGCCGTGGACTCCCTGGTCGCCCTGGAGAAGGGCACCGGGAAGATCCCCAGCTGCTAG